One region of Penaeus vannamei isolate JL-2024 chromosome 36, ASM4276789v1, whole genome shotgun sequence genomic DNA includes:
- the LOC138859472 gene encoding uncharacterized protein, which translates to MNLDAGSTVILLPDPPISEHPPSLTEVRGAVSKLRSGKAAELFKAGGEPMARGLHAVLAAIWHIPGKVLAHILLRHIRDHLLRHQIPEQPGFTPGESTIDHILRVIVERGLLAAYIDLEKTFNTVHWESLWEILRLRGIPTRII; encoded by the exons ATGAACTTGGATGCCGGTAGTACCGTGATTCTGTTGccagatccacccatcagtgagcatccaccctccctaactgaagttaggggggcggtctccaagctgaggagtggcAAAGCAGCTGAACTGtttaaggctggtggtgaacctatggcgcggggattgcatgctgtcctggctgccatttggca tataccaggcaaggttcttgctcacatccttctgagacatatcagagaccacctactgaggcatcagataCCAGAGCaacctggattcactcctggtgaatccacaatagaccatatccttcgagtcattgtagagcgtggCCTGCTTGCAGCCTATATCGACCTCGAGAAGACGTTcaatacggtgcattgggaatcactttgggagatcctaagactgagaggaattccaacaaggattatttga